One segment of Haliotis asinina isolate JCU_RB_2024 chromosome 12, JCU_Hal_asi_v2, whole genome shotgun sequence DNA contains the following:
- the LOC137257992 gene encoding FMRFamide receptor-like, translating to MTANTTLPTADDILKQCTGMYNASHCPNVSQSKGFSDSLPAILDIWYYVHGLGGTGIALFGLLGNTICIFVLSNKRMRSSTALFLIFLAVCDNLMLLFVIMLQTFPIICQHNDVFHSYIFIRESAYQVFYPIVHISHTGTIYTTIVVIAERFVAIVKPLKATAICTRSRAWKIIFVIFVWSILYNIPRCLDNTLRAIPDPDTNKTTYVTEHSQFGESSFYTSVYLVYLNFLFHFLLPFVTISVLNILILKTLQRRKSAIRGRRYRSYSLDEHRLTAMVLAMTVVFFVCQLFGAVQLLFLQVNDVRSGRIGDYPLSLEIFNATAETMVIVNSAFNFILFCVFGRKFRHTFLKCICTYQERSLIRINTQ from the coding sequence ATGACAGCTAATACTACTTTACCGACAGCTGATGATATCCTGAAACAGTGTACTGGCATGTACAATGCTTCCCACTGTCCTAATGTGTCTCAGTCTAAAGGCTTTTCAGATTCACTACCAGCCATATTGGACATATGGTACTATGTTCATGGGCTTGGAGGAACAGGTATTGCACTTTTTGGATTACTTGGAAATACAATATGCATTTTTGTGCTTTCCAACAAAAGAATGCGCTCTTCAACTGCACTGTTTCTAATTTTCTTGGCCGTTTGTGACAACTTGATGCTGTTGTTTGTCATTATGCTTCAAACGTTTCCGATAATCTGTCAACACAATGATGTTTTTCACAGCTACATCTTCATTCGCGAATCAGCATATCAGGTGTTTTATCCAATTGTACATATCTCCCACACTGGGACCATCTACACAACAATTGTTGTGATTGCTGAACGATTTGTTGCAATTGTTAAACCTTTAAAAGCAACAGCAATCTGCACGCGATCTCGTGCATGGAAAATTATCTTTGTGATATTCGTCTGGTCGATCCTCTACAACATTCCACGTTGTCTCGACAACACTTTACGAGCAATTCCCGATCCTGACACCAACAAAACGACATATGTAACGGAACATTCGCAATTTGGAGAAAGCAGTTTTTACACCTCTGTATACCTTGTGTACCTGAATTTCTTGTTCCATTTTCTTCTTCCATTTGTGACAATATCAGTTTTGAACATCCTGATACTGAAAACATTACAACGACGTAAGAGTGCTATACGTGGACGGCGGTATCGCTCCTACTCCCTCGATGAACATCGTCTGACAGCAATGGTTCTGGCTATGACTGTTGTCTTCTTTGTGTGTCAACTGTTCGGTGCTGTTCAGTTATTGTTTCTTCAAGTCAATGACGTTCGTTCTGGAAGGATTGGTGACTATCCGTTGTCACTGGAAATATTCAACGCCACAGCAGAAACCATGGTGATTGTAAATTCTGCTTTCAATTTTatcctgttttgtgtttttggtcGGAAATTCCGACACACATTTTTAAAGTGCATCTGCACCTACCAAGAAAGAAGCTTAATCCGAATAAATACCCAGTAA